The DNA region ATCACAATCagattaatttctaatttttgaaacccaactttatataaaagaaTAGATTAGGATCCGCTTGATGTGCGggttttaaaattatcaaatataataaaagtcaacgtaatatatatactaaattttattataaatataactattttgggaatatataaatttgtccTGTGAGATGCTTTTTAATACATTTAtgtgtatttttctattttaaactttttgtaACAATTATCGCAATAATCCAAATTTAGATTATCAAATGCCAAATATTCATCATTATTTTAGATTATTACTGCCAAATCTTAAAAACGTGATTTCATAATCTCACCTAAGAATATATGAACAATTTTTATATTCACTCTTTATTAGTTTAGCCAATGAAAATAGAACAATATGTCatgtaatatctatatttaagaattaaagaaaaaaacctagTAAAACAAAGGAAATTAAGGTAACAAAACATGTATACTTATTGACatcattgtaaaataaaatcatcaataactaaccactcttttataaatttgaacaaatatatattcttttaattttaaaatctaaaccataaccaatattttataaatccaaaccgacatataatttcatttaattaaacctagactaacatataattttgtttacttgACATATCTAAACTAATTGTTCTTTGTAAACCCAAACGACATGTAATTTCATTAAATTGTAAGATATAAACCCTAATCCTCTTTTACAAAGCATTGGCTAGGAGGATCGCGGGAGCATACAAAGCTTAATCTTTgcattcaaaacaaaagaaacaattcaATTCCCATTGAAACGAATCAGAACAAGCTCATGGCACAATCTCTTTCTCAGCAGCTCGGttcttaaaattatttctcAAACTGCCTAACAAATATACTCTCAGAGGCTGGTGGATGTAAAATCTGTAATCGAAAACAGCCAGCCTTGAGAGTTGTTTCACTAAACTTATCTTGGAATTTTCAATCAGCAAGATCTTTGAATCCATAAGCGCCACCTGCAAATCATCAGTACACACTACGCACTTTAATTTTTgagaacaaatatattttatccGGTTGTTAACCAAAAGTCAGATGATTAGAAATGGACCTTGTCTTTGTCTTCTGATTGCAGAAGCTTGATGGACTCCAATACTACATCATCATCAGTTGCTCTATAGATTATTCCATTGAGAGAAACTAGTAAAATGGTTTGTTATGAAAGCTTGTTCGTTTATTGAACTTAGAAGACAGACGGAGAGTACAACAAACAGAGATATAAAACAAGAGAACTGTTGTAGCTTAACCAATTTAAACATAGTAAACCATACCTAAACCGGATATGATAAACCAATATAGTTCGACCAATAAAGTCACCAAACCACTCGGTGGAGCAtgtctaatattaaaattttctttcttttctccagCATGTAATGAATATCTCCACTTCAAAAAGAGATATTCATTTTGATCCAATATATCAGATTAAAATGGAccaaaatgtgtatatataatttgttagaaatagaaaaatagctatttgaacaaaaaagaaCTAATTCAGTATACTAATTACTTACAGATATATAATACGTAATTgacttttgttttaacataaacTAATATTGGTTTTTTTGTCTAGACCGACacaatttttcttgtttttatctgacaaaacaaatctatcatcttcttcgtctttgtttTATCCCGTCCATTGCGATATCTCCGCCCATCTTGATTTTTAGTCAATCGATATTATCATCTTTATTTGTCAGAATTCGTCTACGAAAAAGTGTAAAACTTTTCTGATGAAAAAATAGGAGACATCattattaagttttgatttttggcaTATCTAAAACACGAAAGAGTGTTTATTGATTAggccgattgtttaggaaatgtctgtatggagaaaatattgttttgtaaaattggaaacttaatattaattaaattaattataaacttaatacttaatgttaaagggagcGGTTAtgattgttttgaaaattttattaggataggaaatcttgtttccaaaaatcaaaactcaatattaattaattaaataaaaaacaaatgaataattaatgtcaatggcatgcttgtaaataggtttgaacttgaggatttatttcataaatgtctccaaaaatgtatatatatattaattataaacttaatacttaatgttaaagggagcagttattgttttggaaattttattaggatatgaaatcttgtttccaaaaatcaaaactcaatattaattaattaaatcaaaaattaatgaataattaatgtcaatggcatgcttgtaaataggtttgaacttgaggatttatttcattaatgtctccatatatatatatatatcttaggatttaacccgcggtataccgcgagactatatttttgatttttaaatatttaaaatacgtatatattatattttttgttatttatctattgttttattaatttttaaattatatacgtataactatttattaatttacgGGACAattttaatgttcatatatgattttaaataaaatggttatttttttttttaatataaatgttactgTGTTATCTAAGTTTTGACCCGCATACAccgtttgattgtgttttttatgtagaataatatagaaatatgtGAGAAGCAATAGTTCTTTTATGTGtttattgtatataaaaattaattattttcatttttaatttatcaattaaaattcattgttataAAAGTAAACAGATCATGTTACTATGcagtgcatatatatatataNNNNNNNNNNNNNNNNNNNNNNNNNNNNNNNNNNNNNNNNNNNNNNNNNNNNNNNNNNNNNNNNNNNNNNNNNNNNNNNNNNNNNNNNNNNNNNNNNNNNNNNNNNNNNNNNNNNNNNNNNNNNNNNNNNNNNNNNNNNNNNNNNNNNNNNNNNNNNNNNNNNNNNNNNNNNNNNNNNNNNNNNNNNNNNNNNNNNNNNNNNNNNNNNNNNNNNNNNNNNNNNNNNNNNNNNNNNNNNNNNNNNNNNNNNNNNNNNNNNNNNNNNNNNNNNNNNNNNNNNNNNNNNNNNNNNNNNNNNNNNNNNNNNNNNNNNNNNNNNNNNNNNNNNNNNNNNNNNNNNNNNNNNNNNNNNNNatatatatatatatatatatatatatgtgtgtgtttaaaAGAGAATAACAATTAATTTAGCCGAGATAATTTAGGGAAACTATATTATCACCTTCaataaatgtagaaaatattaaacgaaatctattaattaatctattaaaataggtttgaagatttttatgagattaaaaatttaatgtgtaTAGTTGTTtgtggaaaaatcgaaatgtatagatgttgttcaGCTTTAtatatggcaataaatgtatcaaattaggtagatttaaatagttccattaattgagtttatacgaaatgttattttaggaaaattgttaggggttaatgttataaataaaacatattaaataagcaaaacttgaagggtataaaccaaaatgtacttcaaaaataataatatagatatatatatatatatatatgtatatatatatatatatatatatatatatatatatatatttttgtattccTTCCTCTTTAATCATTATACTTGTAAAATTACCTCCTTAAATGAAATAATCTCCatcatcactcttcttctttaagaGCTATCTCAAACTATATATTTGTTCCCTCACTAAAAAGCTTCATTTCACATGTGTATATTCACATCTGTGCATCCTCATTTAGTTTGTACTGTTACATTTTAAACCTCTAAAGATGGAGCCAAGATCTCTAGAGGCACGCCTGCTATAGGCTCCAACACTTGAGCTTTTGGGAGCTCTTTCAACAATAGTTCCTGCATTCAAAAATCCAATATCGAAGACATTATCACCATTGAGCCAGATGGAACCATATTTGATTTGGCTTTCATTATATTTTGGAGGTCACGAACGCTGCACCTTAAATGATTCCAACgttccttctttctttattatGGTTGCTAAAAGTCCCTTTGCTTCAAGCTCGCCATTTTGCATCGGCACAACAAACCTAAATGTTCAGCAAAAACCCGATTGATAACTACAAAAAGCAAGAGTGTTGATTCATTTTCTTAAGACTACATGATCTATAACGGGGGAAAAAGATAAGATGATTATTTACTTGGCTTCCAAGAGTTTGGCGAGCTGGACAGCGTCTTCTTGGCCAGACACAAGAGTAAATCGTGGGAGAAGTTGTTTGATGACCGGTGTGATTACAATGTCGGCTCTTTCATTCTTCAGAAGTTCCATGTTGCATACACAATGAGGTTCGTAGTAGAGAGATATCTGATCTTCAGGGGATACAAGGAGATACCTGAGAACAAAATAGAAGCAAAACTCAAATATACATAACGAGGTTATCACTTGTTGTCGTAGACCATAttagttaagcaatggaaagcTTGATGGgagtttaattttttcttttacccgTTTTCAGGGCGTTGCCATGGTGGACCAAGGATAGGTCCTGCTGTGGCTTTAACTCGGATCTTAGAACCGTTTCTTGCGTTTAGCTCACAGCTATCTCCAGGTTCCAGATAAGTGACCTAGAGTAATACTTCAGCAaccttttcattttctaaattGTTGATTTAGTCTTAAATTCCGGTTAAGACTAGAAACTATGAAACAAGTCacttacatttttaaaaagaggatCCAGCAAAGGCTTTGCATTTGGAGTAGCAATAACCTTTATGCCTGGAGATTTCTCAGAAAGTGGCCTTAGGGTATTCAGATGACAATGATCATCAAGGCTTTGGGTTATGAGTAGGCAATCAACTTCAGGGAGATCATCAAGCTGCaccaaatataaaacttaaaaacttacaatcaaaatcaaaatgagagagatgatcATTATAGAACTGCACTGCAAGATAAGATTCATGTTTTTAAGAGTTACCTTGAAGCCCTTCAAATATCTTTTGGCAGCATCATAGAGCCATGGGATTCCAAAATCCAAATTACCGACGAGAATCGGATCAACCAGGATTTTCAAGCCACTTGTTTCCCATAACCAGCTATTGCCCTGACTTCCACAAAATTGAAGACACGTAATAATCAAATAAGATGCAACATTTACTATTAGAAACACAAATTCTCAACTAGTAAAGATCCCCTAAAACGACCACCAATATGAAGAAACCCCACCTCCAAGTATGTCAGCTTGAAAGCATCTGTCCCCGAGCCACTAAACCCAGTAGCTTTGTCCTCTGACAAAACAGACGATACCACATGCCTCGACATCTTGAGGCGGACTGAGAGGGACCTGGAAGCGAAATGAGGAGCTGATGAGAAAAGCGGAAATGCAGATGCAGATGCGCTTAGGACTCTTGCTTTGGTCTTGATActtagaggaagaagagcatTGGCCTGAAGGGGCATCGTGGCTGCTTTGCCACCTGACACCACCAGAGCCATTGAAATTTCTTTGCCACCTGAAATGTTCATAACAAAATGAGATCTTTCAACGAGTGAACTGAAAAGAGATTCGCTAGTTTATGGGAACCTATAGTAACACAGTTTTATAATCATACAAGTCATCATAAAGATCTCTACTTATAATGATGTTGAGTTTTTCCTAGATTCTAGAGAGTATAATAACCCATCACTAACTGATCTTTAACCAACTTGAAGCAGTTATAAATATGCTACAAACAGTCTTAGGGTCGTCATAGGTAAGACTTAAAAAGCAGATGAAAAATCCTTACAAGTA from Camelina sativa cultivar DH55 chromosome 3, Cs, whole genome shotgun sequence includes:
- the LOC104776997 gene encoding uncharacterized protein LOC104776997; the encoded protein is MALVVSGGKAATMPLQANALLPLSIKTKARVLSASASAFPLFSSAPHFASRSLSVRLKMSRHVVSSVLSEDKATGFSGSGTDAFKLTYLEGNSWLWETSGLKILVDPILVGNLDFGIPWLYDAAKRYLKGFKLDDLPEVDCLLITQSLDDHCHLNTLRPLSEKSPGIKVIATPNAKPLLDPLFKNVTYLEPGDSCELNARNGSKIRVKATAGPILGPPWQRPENGYLLVSPEDQISLYYEPHCVCNMELLKNERADIVITPVIKQLLPRFTLVSGQEDAVQLAKLLEAKFVVPMQNGELEAKGLLATIIKKEGTLESFKELLLKELPKAQVLEPIAGVPLEILAPSLEV